Proteins encoded in a region of the Quercus lobata isolate SW786 chromosome 8, ValleyOak3.0 Primary Assembly, whole genome shotgun sequence genome:
- the LOC115958271 gene encoding thioredoxin reductase 2-like — MSYKNKLRPLIRRLVRLDFTPAASYSSSSAMEDYQKLLKTKVCIIGSGPAAHTAAIYAARAELKPILFEGWMANGIAPGGQLTTTSEVENFPGFPDGINGIELMDRCRAQSHRFGTEIFTETVNTVDFSTTPFKVFAESRTVIADSVILATGAVAKRLEFTGSGEGANGFWNRGISACAVCDGAAPIFRNKPLAVIGGGDSAMEEATFLTKYGSMVYIIHRRDSFRASKIMQQRALDNPKIKVLWNSVVEEAYADETNGRVLGGLKVKNVVTGEVSNLKASGLFFAIGHEPATKFLGGQLELDSDGYVVTKPGTTKTSVRGVFAAGDVQDKKYRQAVTAAGTGCMAALDAEHYLQEIGSQEGKMD, encoded by the exons CTGGACTTTACTCCCGCCGCCTCATATTCCTCAAGCTCCGCCATGGAAGACTACcagaaactcctcaaaaccAAGGTCTGCATAATCGGAAGTGGCCCAGCGGCTCACACCGCCGCCATATACGCTGCACGAGCAGAGCTCAAGCCCATTCTCTTCGAAGGTTGGATGGCCAATGGAATCGCGCCAGGTGGCCAGCTCACCACCACCTCCGAAGTCGAGAATTTCCCGGGCTTCCCTGACGGAATCAACGGGATCGAGCTTATGGACCGTTGCCGAGCCCAGTCTCACCGTTTCGGCACGGAGATTTTCACCGAAACCGTCAACACCGTCGACTTCTCCACCACTCCTTTCAAGGTCTTCGCCGAATCCAGAACCGTCATCGCCGATTCCGTCATCCTCGCCACCGGCGCCGTCGCCAAGCGTCTGGAATTCACCGGCTCCGGCGAAGGCGCCAACGGGTTCTGGAACCGTGGAATTTCAGCTTGCGCTGTTTGCGACGGAGCCGCACCGATTTTCCGCAACAAACCCCTGGCTGTGATCGGCGGCGGAGACTCGGCGATGGAAGAGGCAacattcctcacaaaatacGGTTCCATGGTGTATATAATTCACCGGAGGGACTCGTTTAGGGCTTCGAAGATTATGCAACAGAGAGCGCTGGATAACCCTAAGATAAAGGTGCTGTGGAACTCGGTGGTGGAAGAAGCCTACGCGGACGAGACTAATGGCAGAGTTTTGGGAGGGTTGAAGGTGAAAAATGTGGTGACTGGGGAGGTTTCGAATTTAAAGGCGTCGGGATTGTTCTTTGCGATAGGCCACGAGCCGGCTACGAAGTTTTTGGGTGGGCAGCTGGAGCTTGATTCCGATGGTTACGTTGTGACGAAGCCGGGCACGACTAAGACTAGTGTGCGTGGAGTTTTTGCTGCTGGTGATGTTCAGGACAAGAAGTATAGGCAGGCTGTTACTGCAGCTGGCACTG GTTGCATGGCAGCTTTGGATGCAGAACATTACTTGCAAGAGATTGGATCGCAAGAGGGTAAAATGGATTGA
- the LOC115957981 gene encoding fasciclin-like arabinogalactan protein 10 has product MGHKILFILTLTTVVLATSISAHNITDILSGFPEYSDFNKYLTQTKLNDEINSRQTITVLVLNNGALSALTAKHPISVIKNALSLHVILDYYDPTKLHQIPKGSTLSTTLYQTTGNAPGNLGFVNITDLQGGKVGFGSAVPGSKLDSSYTKAVKQIPYNISVIEISAPIIAPGLLTAPAPTASDVNITAALEKAGCKTFASLITSNGVIKTFQSTADKGLTLFAPNDEAFKAAGVPDLNKLSNADRISLLLYHARAGYTPKGTLKTTKDPIDTLATNGAGKYDLKVTTAGDEVTLHTGVDSSRIADTVLDATPLAIFTVDNVLLPEELFGKSPSPAPAPGPVTTPSPAPVLAPSPASKAPSPAKASPPAPPAETPTNSPADSPTAESESSKTTASGAHNVKGSAVMAVVLTGCATVISSLILS; this is encoded by the coding sequence ATGGGACACAAAATCCTCTTCATTCTCACACTCACAACAGTAGTGCTAGCCACATCCATCTCAGCCCACAACATCACCGACATTCTCTCAGGCTTCCCAGAGTACTCAGACTTCAACAAATACCTCACCCAAACGAAACTCAACGACGAGATCAACAGTCGCCAAACAATCACTGTCCTTGTCCTGAACAACGGCGCCTTGTCCGCCCTCACAGCCAAACACCCCATCTCCGTCATTAAAAACGCGCTCAGCCTCCACGTCATCCTCGACTACTACGACCCGACCAAGCTCCACCAAATCCCAAAGGGCTCGACTCTCAGCACCACTCTTTACCAAACTACCGGAAATGCCCCTGGAAATCTAGGCTTTGTCAATATCACCGACCTCCAGGGTGGCAAAGTCGGCTTCGGCTCGGCGGTTCCCGGCTCGAAACTCGACTCCAGCTACACCAAAGCGGTCAAGCAAATCCCTTACAACATTTCGGTGATCGAGATCAGCGCGCCGATCATCGCGCCGGGACTTTTGACGGCTCCGGCTCCGACGGCCTCCGACGTTAACATAACGGCCGCGCTTGAGAAGGCTGGGTGCAAGACCTTCGCGTCGTTGATTACCTCTAACGGCGTGATTAAAACTTTTCAGTCAACGGCTGATAAGGGTTTGACCCTTTTTGCACCGAACGACGAGGCGTTTAAAGCTGCTGGAGTACCTGATCTAAACAAGCTCTCCAACGCTGACAGAATCTCGCTCTTACTCTATCATGCACGCGCTGGCTACACTCCCAAGGGAACTTTGAAAACCACAAAGGATCCGATCGACACTTTGGCGACTAACGGTGCCGGAAAGTACGATCTGAAAGTCACGACGGCCGGAGACGAGGTCACGCTTCACACCGGAGTGGACTCGTCGAGAATCGCCGACACGGTGCTCGACGCCACGCCTTTGGCTATCTTCACCGTCGACAATGTGCTTCTTCCGGAAGAGCTGTTCGGGAAGTCTCCCTCGCCTGCGCCGGCTCCGGGGCCGGTGACGACTCCAAGTCCAGCGCCTGTTTTGGCTCCAAGTCCGGCGTCTAAGGCGCCGTCTCCGGCGAAAGCTTCGCCGCCTGCACCTCCAGCAGAGACTCCTACGAATTCTCCGGCTGACTCTCCGACGGCGGAGTCTGAGAGCAGTAAGACGACGGCAAGCGGAGCGCATAACGTGAAGGGTTCTGCAGTGATGGCAGTAGTTCTCACGGGCTGTGCCACTGTTATTTCCTCGCTTATCCTGTCCTGA